In a genomic window of Macrobrachium nipponense isolate FS-2020 chromosome 10, ASM1510439v2, whole genome shotgun sequence:
- the LOC135224027 gene encoding serine/threonine-protein phosphatase 6 regulatory ankyrin repeat subunit A-like — MGPHAATIHGMYKTIEFMLESGINVNCKTKEGDTMLYLAAWKGHRELVKLLISKGANINDKNNNGRTPLHAGVESNNVSVVEELIKTNADIFDIDTYGYMGAHHAAWVGKCDVITVLLESGFDVNCKAKIGSTMLHFAAEKGHRELVQLLITNADTYNIATDGYMGAHHAALGGKCDVITVLLESGFDELIESGAKVDVHDNQQKTPLHLSTYLGAIPIMKTLIQAHTDIYSTDICGDMAAHVAAKYGKKDALEYLLGLGFDVKCKTKIGNTLLNLATSKGHLELVQLLINKGANINDQGCYGYTALHSAVQSNHDSLVQYLIELGAEVDAENGMLQTPLHIAAMMGHMPPLKTLIQENAYIYRIDMCANTCAHDAAFKGRCDVIEHMIKSGLDVNYPTKIGITLLQLAAYKGHFELVQLLISKGANVNDEDIYGYTALDAAEESNNEIIVQYLTESGARANNHEKKPPAKHLAAFSGDFVVLQSLKQDNTDIYNLPNYGDMGPHAATIHGMYKTIEFMLESGIYVNCKTKEGDTMLYLAAWKGHRELVKLLISKGANINDKNNNGRTPLHAGVESNNVSVVEELIKSGARVDIHDNEQCTPMYLATYFGRIPIMKILLQAKADIYYENEIYKDMGDHNAALGGKCDVIIDLLESGFDVKCKTKEGNAMLHLAAWKVTRELSATLDGVKGQMSNGQKTKHWLDSITCSRSIADIYNIATNGNMGAHHAALGGKCDVITVLLESGFDVNCKTKEGAAMLHLAALKGHRELVQLLISKGANVNDKNNMGFTPLHSAVQSNDVRVVEELIESGATVDVQNDKQCTPLHLATDWGYIPIMKTLIQANADTYNIATDGYMGAHHAALGGKCDVITVLLESGFDVNCKTKQGNTMLHCAAFKGHRELVQLLISKGANVNDKNNNGCTPLHSAVQSNNVSVVEELIESGATVDIQNDKQCTPLHLATGWGYIPIMKTLIQANADIYNIATNGNMGA; from the exons ATGGGACCTCATGCAGCAACTATTCACGGGATGTATAAAACAATTGAGTTTATGTTAGAGTCGGGAATTAATGTAAACTGCAAAACTAAAGAAGGAGATACAATGCTTTATTTAGCGGCTTGGAAAGGTCACAGGGAATTAGTGAAACTCCTCATCAGTAAAGGGGCAAATAtcaatgacaaaaacaacaatgGTCGCACACCATTACATGCAGGTGTTGAATCTAACAATGTTAGTGTAGTTGAGGAACTCATTAAAA caaATGCAGATATATTTGACATTGATACTTATGGCTATATGGGTGCTCATCATGCAGCATGGGTTGGGAAATGTGATGTCATCACAGTTTTGTTAGAGTCGGGGTTTGATGTAAACTGCAAAGCAAAAATAGGAAGTACAATGCTTCATTTTGCAGCTGAGAAAGGAcacagagaattagtgcaactCTTGATTA caaATGCAGATACATATAACATTGCAACTGATGGATATATGGGTGCTCATCATGCAGCATTGGGTGGGAAATGTGATGTCATCACAGTTCTGTTAGAGTCGGGGtttgat gaactcattgagagtggggctaAAGTAGATGTTCATGACAATCAACAAAAAACTCCTTTGCATCTTTCAACATATTTGGGAGCTATTCCGATAATGAAGACTCTTATTCAGGCACATACTGATATTTATAGTACTGACATATGTGGCGACATGGCTGCTCATGTTGCAGCTAAATACGGAAAAAAAGATGCTTTAGAGTATCTTTTAGGATTAGGGTTTGATGTAAAATGCAAAACCAAAATAGGAAACACATTGCTTAACTTAGCCACTTCGAAAGGTCACCTTGAATTAGTGCAACTCTTGATCAACAAAGGAGCAAATATAAATGACCAAGGTTGTTATGGTTACACGGCATTACATTCAGCTGTTCAGTCTAACCATGATAGTTTAGTTCAATACCTCATTGAGCTTGGAGCTGAGGTAGATGCTGAAAATGGTATGCTACAAACTCCTTTGCATATTGCAGCAATGATGGGGCATATGCCCCCACTGAAAACACTTATTCAAGAAAATGCTTATATTTATAGAATCGATATGTGCGCTAATACATGTGCTCATGATGCAGCCTTTAAAGGGAGATGTGATGTTATAGAACACATGATAAAGTCGGGGTTAGATGTAAACTACCCAACCAAAATAGGAATTACATTGCTTCAATTAGCAGCTTATAAAGGTCACTTTGAATTAGTGCAACTGttgatcagtaaaggggcaaatgtGAATGACGAAGACATATATGGTTATACGGCATTAGATGCAGCTGAAGAATCGAACAATGAGATTATAGTTCAATACCTCACTGAATCTGGGGCTAGGGCAAATAATCATGAGAAAAAACCACCCGCTAAGCATCTTGCGGCATTTAGCGGAGACTTTGTAGTATTGCAATCACTCAAACAGgataatactgatatatataatttgccaAATTATGGCGATATGGGACCTCATGCAGCAACTATTCACGGGATGTATAAAACAATTGAGTTTATGTTAGAGTCGGGAATATATGTAAACTGCAAAACTAAAGAAGGAGATACAATGCTTTATTTAGCGGCTTGGAAAGGTCACAGGGAATTAGTGAAACTCCTCATCAGTAAAGGGGCAAATAtcaatgacaaaaacaacaatgGTCGCACACCATTACATGCAGGTGTTGAATCTAACAATGTTAGTGTAGTTGAGGAACTCATTAAAAGTGGGGCTAGAGTAGATATTCATGACAATGAACAATGCACTCCTATGTATCTTGCAACATATTTTGGACGTATTCCGATAATGAAAATTCTTCTTCAAGCAAAAGCTGATATATACTacgaaaatgaaatttataaagaTATGGGTGATCATAATGCAGCATTGGGTGGGAAATGTGATGTCATTATTGATCTGTTAGAGTCGGGGTTTGATGTAAAATGcaaaactaaagaaggaaatgCAATGCTTCATTTAGCAGCTTGGAAAGTCACAAGAGAATTAAGTGCAACTCTTGATGGAGTAAAGGGGCAAATGTCCAatggacaaaaaacaaaacattggTTGGACAGCATTACATGCAGCCGTT caattgcagatatatataacattgctACTAATGGAAATATGGGTGCTCATCATGCAGCATTGGGTGGGAAATGTGATGTCATCACAGTTCTGTTAGAGTCGGGGtttgatgtaaactgcaaaacaaaagaaGGAGCAGCAATGCTTCATTTAGCGGCTTtaaaaggtcacagagaattagtgcaactcttgatcagtaaaggggcaaatgtcaatgacaaaAATAACATGGGTTTCACACCATTACATTCAGCTGTTCAATCTAACGATGTTAGGGTAGTTgaggaactcattgagagtggggctacagTAGATGTTCAGAACGATAAACAATGCACTCCTTTGCACCTTGCAACAGATTGGGGATATATTCCgataatgaaaactcttattcaagcaaATGCAGATACATATAACATTGCAACTGATGGATATATGGGTGCTCATCATGCAGCATTGGGTGGGAAATGTGATGTCATCACAGTTTTGTTAGAGTCGGGGtttgatgtaaactgcaaaaCTAAACAAGGAAATACAATGCTTCATTGTGCGGCTTTTaaaggtcacagagaattagtgcaactcttgatcagcaaaggggcaaatgtcaatgacaaaAATAACAATGGTTGCACACCATTACATTCAGCTGTTCAATCTAACAATGTTAGTGTAGTTgaggaactcattgagagtggggct
- the LOC135224028 gene encoding serine/threonine-protein phosphatase 6 regulatory ankyrin repeat subunit A-like, with the protein MGFTPLHLAVQSNDVSVVEELIESGATVDVQNDKQCNPLHLATDWGYIPIMKTLIQANADIYNIATDGNMGAHHAALGGKCDVITVLLESGFDVNCKTKEGAAMLHLAALKGHRELVQLLISKGANVNDKNNMGFTPLHSAVESNDVSVVEELIESGATVDVHDDKQCTPLHLATDWGYIPIMKTLIQRKCRYI; encoded by the coding sequence ATGGGTTTCACACCATTACATTTAGCTGTTCAATCTAACGATGTTAGTGTAGTTgaggaactcattgagagtggggctacagTAGATGTTCAGAACGATAAACAATGCAATCCTTTGCACCTTGCAACAGATTGGGGATATATTCCgataatgaaaactcttattcaagcaaatgcagatatatataacattgctACTGATGGAAATATGGGTGCTCATCATGCAGCATTGGGTGGGAAATGTGATGTCATCACAGTTCTGTTAGAGTCGGGGtttgatgtaaactgcaaaaCTAAAGAAGGAGCTGCAATGCTTCATTTAGCGGCTTtaaaaggtcacagagaattagtgcaactcttgatcagtaaaggggcaaatgtcaatgacaaaAATAACATGGGTTTCACACCATTACATTCAGCTGTTGAATCTAACGATGTTAGTGTAGTTgaggaactcattgagagtggggctacagTAGATGTTCATGACGATAAACAATGCACTCCTTTGCACCTTGCAACAGATTGGGGATATATTCCgataatgaaaactcttattcaaCGCAAATGCAGATACATATAA
- the LOC135224029 gene encoding putative ankyrin repeat protein RF_1087 has product MGAHDAALGGKCDVITVLLESGFDVNCKNKKGNTMLHLAALKGHRELVQLLISKGSNVNDKNNNGCTPLHAGVESNDVSVVQELIESGATVDVHDNQQLTPLHLATYLGYIPIMKTLIQANADIYNIATNGNMVLIMQQLGWEMWDVIIVLLESGFDVTAKIKRGNTMLHLADLKGHRELVQL; this is encoded by the coding sequence ATGGGTGCTCATGATGCAGCATTGGGTGGGAAATGTGATGTCATCACAGTTCTGTTAGAGTCGGGGtttgatgtaaactgcaaaaataaaaaaggaaatacaatgcttcatttagcggctttaaaaggtcacagagaattagtgcaactcttgatcagtaaagggtcaaatgtcaatgacaaaaacaacaatgGTTGCACACCATTACATGCAGGTGTTGAATCTAACGATGTTAGTGTAgttcaggaactcattgagagtggggctacagTAGATGTTCATGACAATCAACAATTGACCCCCTTGCATCTTGCAACATATTTGGGATATATTCCgataatgaaaactcttattcaagcaaatgcagatatatataacattgctACTAATGGAAATATGGTGCTCATCATGCAGCAATTAGGGTGGGAAATGTGGGATGTCATCATAGTTCTGTTAGAGTCGGGGTTTGatgtaactgcaaaaataaaaagaggaaatacaatgcttcatttagcggatttaaaaggtcacagagaattagtgcaactCTGA